The proteins below are encoded in one region of Peromyscus eremicus chromosome 10, PerEre_H2_v1, whole genome shotgun sequence:
- the Cckar gene encoding cholecystokinin receptor type A, whose translation MDVVDSLLMNGSNITPPCELGLENETLFCLDQPQPSKEWQPAVQILLYSFIFLLSVLGNTLVITVLIRNKRMRTVTNIFLLSLAVSDLMLCLFCMPFNLIPNLLKDFIFGSAVCKTTTYFMGTSVSVSTFNLVAISLERYGAICRPLQSRVWQTKSHALKVIAATWCLSFTIMTPYPIYSNLVPFTKNNNQTANMCRFLLPSDAMQQSWQTFLLLILFLIPGIVMVVAYGLISLELYQGIKFDASQKKSAKERKLSSGGSSRYEDSDGCYLQQSRHPRKLELQQLSTSSRGNRVNRIRSSSSAANLIAKKRVIRMLIVIVVLFFLCWMPIFSANAWRAYDTVSAEKHLSGTPISFILLLSYTSSCVNPIIYCFMNKRFRLGFMATFPCCPNPGPPGVRGEVGEEEDGRTIRASLSRYSYSHMSTSAPPP comes from the exons ATGGACGTGGTCGACAGCCTCCTTATGAATGGGAGCAACATTACTCCCCCCTGTGAACTCGGCCTGGAAAATGAGACTCTTTTCTGCCTGGATCAACCTCAACCTTCAAAAG AGTGGCAGCCTGCAGTGCAGATCCTCCTGTACTCCTTCATATTCCTCCTCAGCGTGCTGGGGAACACGCTGGTCATCACGGTGCTGATTCGGAACAAGAGGATGCGGACCGTCACCAACATCTTCCTGCTGTCCCTGGCTGTCAGTGACCTCATGCTCTGTCTCTTCTGCATGCCATTCAACCTCATCCCCAACTTGCTCAAGGATTTCATCTTCGGAAGTGCTGTGTGCAAGACCACCACCTACTTCATGG GCACGTCCGTGAGTGTTTCCACCTTCAACCTGGTGGCCATCTCTCTGGAGAGATACGGCGCCATCTGCAGACCCTTACAGTCCCGAGTCTGGCAAACCAAGTCCCACGCTTTGAAGGTCATCGCTGCCACCTGGTGCCTGTCCTTCACCATCATGACTCCGTACCCCATTTACAGCAACTTGGTGCCTTTTACTAAAAATAACAACCAGACGGCAAACATGTGCCGCTTCCTGTTGCCAAGCGATGCTATGCAGCAGTCTTG GCAAACATTCCTGCTActcatcctcttcctcatccctgggATTGTGATGGTGGTGGCCTATGGATTGATCTCTCTGGAACTCTACCAAGGAATAAAATTTGATGCTAGCCAGAAGAAATCTGCTAAAG AGAGGAAGCTGAGCAGTGGCGGCAGCAGTCGATACGAGGACAGTGATGGATGTTACTTGCAGCAGTCCAGGCACCCGAGGAAGCTGGAGCTTCAGCAGCTGTCCACCAGCAGCCGTGGCAACAGAGTCAACCGCATCAGGAGCAGCAGTTCCGCCGCCAACCTGATAGCCAAGAAGCGGGTGATCCGCATGCTCATTGTCATCGTGGTCCTCTTCTTCCTGTGCTGGATGCCCATCTTCAGTGCCAATGCCTGGCGGGCATACGACACCGTTTCTGCCGAGAAACACCTCTCAGGGACCCCCATCTCCTTCATCCTCCTGCTCTCCTACACATCCTCCTGTGTTAACCCCATCATCTACTGCTTCATGAACAAACGATTTCGCTTGGGCTTCATGGCCACCTTCCCTTGTTGCCCCAATCCTGGTCCTCCAGGGgtgagaggagaggtgggagaggaggaagatgggAGGACCATAAGGGCATCACTGTCCAGGTATTCCTACAGCCACATGAGCACCTCGGCTCCACCCCCCTGA